The Fodinibius saliphilus genome segment TCCTTTAAACCGGCGGTAGGATGGTTGAACAAAGAAGAAAAACCTCAATCCGGTAGCTAATATTGTGAAAAAGATAACTATTATTGGGGCTGGTAGTTTTGGTACGGCCCTTTCTGTTGTGTTGGCCCGTGCAGGAAATAAGGTACAACTATGGGCCCGAGAGTCGGAAGTGGCATTTGGCATTAACAACCAGCACCGTAACCCGGCCTATATCTCTGATGTTACCTTGCCGGATGCGGTAGAATCTTCTACTGATCCCGAAGAATGCTTTGACGATCCGGAAATGGTGGTCTTCGCTACGCCCTCGCACACTATGCGTGAGATTGCCACGAATATAAAACCATATCTCAGCGGGGATGAAACCATCGTCAGTGTAGCTAAAGGTATTGAAAAGGATACGTTTATGACGATGTCGCAGGTATTATGCGAGGTCTTGGAAGAGAAGATAATCGATGATCATATTGGAGTAATATCAGGTCCCAGCCACGCCGAAGAGGTTAGTAAGTTTAAACCCACAACGGTAGTCGCCAGCTCTTACTCCAAACGTACGGCTGAAATTATTCAGGAGACCTTTTTAACCCCGATGTTTCGAGTTTACCTGAACTATGATATTATTGGTGTGGAGATTGGGGCAGCTGTAAAAAATATAATGGCTATTGCCGCTGGCATTGTTGATGGCGCCGAGCTAGGAGATAATGCAACAGCAGCCCTTATTACACGCGGGCTACACGAGATGAAACGACTGGGTATGAAGCTGGGTGCTTCACAAGATACATTTGCCGGTTTGTCGGGGATGGGGGACTTGGTCGTAACATGTACTAGTGAACACAGCAGAAATCGTTTCGTAGGATATAATATCGGTCAGGGAAAAAGCCTTGACGAAGTTATCGATACTATGAATATGGTTGCAGAGGGAGTGAAAACAACCAGATCTGTGTTAGATTGGAGTAAGAAACTGAATGTTGAAATGCCCATTACGGCAGCAGTACACCGGGTGCTTTTCGAACAAGAAGATCCCAAAGAT includes the following:
- a CDS encoding NAD(P)H-dependent glycerol-3-phosphate dehydrogenase; the protein is MKKITIIGAGSFGTALSVVLARAGNKVQLWARESEVAFGINNQHRNPAYISDVTLPDAVESSTDPEECFDDPEMVVFATPSHTMREIATNIKPYLSGDETIVSVAKGIEKDTFMTMSQVLCEVLEEKIIDDHIGVISGPSHAEEVSKFKPTTVVASSYSKRTAEIIQETFLTPMFRVYLNYDIIGVEIGAAVKNIMAIAAGIVDGAELGDNATAALITRGLHEMKRLGMKLGASQDTFAGLSGMGDLVVTCTSEHSRNRFVGYNIGQGKSLDEVIDTMNMVAEGVKTTRSVLDWSKKLNVEMPITAAVHRVLFEQEDPKDMLYDLMTRNPKEEIVI